In the genome of Flavobacterium panacagri, one region contains:
- a CDS encoding uroporphyrinogen-III synthase, protein MKVKTILVSQPEPKVENSPYFELQHKHKIKIDFRPFIHVEGVSAKEIRLQKIDLNHYTAIILTSRNAVDHFFRVADEMRYKVPEGLKYFCQSEAVAFYLQKYVVYRKRKIYVGAKDFADLSPLIKKYKDEKFLLPASDQLNADAPVTLNNLKVDWAQAIFYRTVMSDLSDLADVYYDVLAFFSPTGIKSLFKNFPDFKQNDTRIAVFGSTTQKEALDHGLRIDILAPTPETPSMTMALEKYVAEANKGK, encoded by the coding sequence ATGAAAGTGAAAACAATTTTGGTGTCACAGCCTGAACCTAAAGTGGAGAATTCTCCTTACTTTGAGCTCCAACACAAACACAAAATAAAAATTGATTTCAGACCATTTATTCATGTGGAAGGGGTTAGCGCAAAAGAGATTCGATTACAAAAAATCGATCTTAATCATTACACTGCGATCATTTTAACAAGTCGAAATGCTGTAGATCATTTTTTTAGAGTTGCTGATGAAATGCGTTACAAAGTTCCAGAAGGATTGAAATATTTCTGTCAATCTGAAGCCGTTGCATTTTACCTTCAAAAGTATGTTGTGTACAGAAAACGTAAAATTTACGTTGGAGCAAAAGATTTTGCAGATTTATCTCCGCTAATTAAGAAGTATAAAGACGAGAAGTTCTTGCTTCCTGCATCTGACCAATTAAACGCTGATGCTCCTGTAACATTAAACAATCTAAAAGTAGATTGGGCGCAGGCTATTTTTTACAGAACTGTAATGAGTGATTTATCTGATTTAGCAGACGTTTATTATGACGTTTTAGCTTTCTTTAGTCCAACCGGAATCAAATCATTGTTTAAAAATTTCCCAGATTTTAAACAAAATGATACTCGAATTGCTGTATTTGGAAGCACAACTCAGAAAGAAGCTTTAGACCATGGTTTAAGAATTGATATTCTTGCTCCAACTCCTGAAACTCCTTCTATGACAATGGCTTTAGAAAAATACGTTGCCGAAGCAAACAAAGGAAAATAA